A single region of the Podospora pseudopauciseta strain CBS 411.78 chromosome 1, whole genome shotgun sequence genome encodes:
- a CDS encoding hypothetical protein (COG:G; EggNog:ENOG503NWIT), with product MAPGRDVMTTGEEDDGVYVSSGNSFAAPTIAGLVAYWRGLPGIKNGWDEELKKPANVKKCLLYIHRPLFPGNRVDGLDESKLGANKHEPKGRGLNNLFAVPFIWSGEYKEKNCLTDPDMHPRCPKGSLADLAPFGTGCDQYTAGPCVEIVPGGLPTNTPGPGAFSDPITFQTGSANVTCAAESPGCGSLCTGFYCGSTATANSSTTLPPDCYGPKNPSHTFNTLTGATTVRETQATSVTNTSTLSVETIISTMVSETVTVEVTSTIPSHPRAVEAFVTILEDGKTVCVFSIFWFPDTEGQNCLEKQINAGGTECRPIGRIASWTDGLSDMEFVSSTGGSEYTCHLFFAQVMEREV from the exons ATGGCCCCAGGCCGCGATGTCATGACTAcaggggaagaggacgacgGCGTTTACGTGTCGAGCGGAAACTCGTTCG CGGCGCCAACGATTGCTGGTCTTGTGGCATACTGGCGCGGGCTTCCTGGTATCAAAAACGGCTGGGACGAAGAGCTAAAGAAGCCTGCCAACGTCAAGAAGTGCCTTCTGTATATTCATCGGCCACTCTTTCCTGGGAACCGTGTGGACGGCCTTGACGAATCCAAGCTTGGCGCTAATAAACATGAGCCGAAAGGCCGGGGCCTTAACAACCTATTTGCTGTCCCGTTTATCTGGTCTGGAGAGTATAAGGAAAAGAATTGCCTTACCGATCCAGACATGCACCCGCGCTGTCCAAAGGGAAGTCTCGCAGACCTGGCACCTTTCGGTACTGGATGCGATCAATACACCGCCGGTCCATGCGTAGAGATCGTTCCTGGTGGCCTGCCGACAAATACGCCTGGACCTGGTGCCTTTAGCGACCCCATTACGTTTCAGACGGGCTCAGCAAATGTCACCTGCGCCGCGGAATCTCCAGGATGCGGTTCCCTCTGCACCGGTTTCTATTGCGGCTCGACCGCCACGGCGAACTCATCGACCACCTTGCCACCCGACTGCTATGGTCCCAAGAATCCTTCTCACACCTTCAATACACTCACGGGAGCCACGACAGTCAGAGAGACTCAAGCCACCTCGGTAACCAATACGTCTACTCTCTCGGTGGAGACGATAATTTCCACGATGGTTTCGGAGACTGTTACTGTAGAGGTAACCAGTAC CATCCCAAGTCATCCCAGAGCCGTAGAGGCTTTTGTCACCATCCTGGAGGACGGAAAGACAGTCTGCGTGTTCAGCATCTTCTGGTTTCCCGACACCGAGGGACAGAACTGCCTGGAAAAGCAGATCAATGCTGGGGGGACTGAGTGCCGCCCCATTGGTCGCATTGCGTCCTGGACCGATGGGCTTTCAGACATGGAGTTTGTGTCGAGCACAGGCGGATCTGAGTACACTTGCCATCTCTTCTTCGCCcaggtgatggagagagAGGTCTGA